In Portunus trituberculatus isolate SZX2019 chromosome 46, ASM1759143v1, whole genome shotgun sequence, a single window of DNA contains:
- the LOC123519851 gene encoding origin recognition complex subunit 2-like has protein sequence MMRARLRVKFLDDANVEKVRDKEEGVVVRVVAPLSQRNCGRTQNSCNGFSHDGAELPTVQETDEYNQEVFFKPTELLGNEENHIRTATVFGFHTPKKRLSMLEKAESATKTGNSPGTPHTPHSTHRSLPGTPRTPKTPNSARKSALRTPKSARRLSVAPDAQTPYTFRKRVKNRITQMVCEETGLSSDEDSDYKITSSESESDVDDSETEDIEFGDISVQTPGKTPKRLPHLALRAKPGTPKTPSRTPRRATKIKDVNVVMNSEDYFIANGNSKKITTSDHTLSHLKTSGLSADTLQAALAELAPAHPEERQALVQEHVASFPRWMTFLCEGFSLFLYGLGSKKQLVSMFQEEYLTDYDHIVVNGFFPSLSLKSILNSITEDILGNCSGFRGVPEQLEYIKCVYSRATADPLFIIVHNLDGPMLRAAKTQSVLANLAALTSIHLVASFDNINAPLMLDSIKMRHYNALWIDATTLDHYSEETSFENSLLLQQSASLTLSSLIHVFKSLTPNGKGIFLLLAKYQIDQKDNSSYMGMSFVDLRQRCWEKFLVNSDLSLRAQLTEFKDHKLIRFKKGTDGAETIIIPLDEIKLKDFIEQQELSEV, from the exons TTAGAGTTGTAGCACCACTGTCCCAGCGTAACTGTGGAAGGACACAGAACTCATGCAATGGCTTCAGTCATGATGGTGCAGAATTACCTACGGTGCAAGAGACGGATGAATACAACCAGGAGGTTTTCTTTAAGCCAACAG aaTTGTTGGGGAATGAAGAAAATCACATTAGAACAGCCACTGTGTTTGGATTTCACACTCCAAAGAAAAGACTGAGCATGTTGGAGAAAGCTGAGTCTGCTACCAAGACAGGCAACTCTCCAGGGACACCTCACACCCCTCACTCAACCCACAGAAGTCTTCCGGGTACGCCAAGGACACCCAAGACACCAAATTCTGCCAGAAAAa GCGCTTTGAGAACCCCCAAAAGTGCAAGAAGACTGTCTGTGGCACCAGATGCTCAAACTCCTTACACCTTcaggaaaagagtaaagaatc GTATTACACAGATGGTGTGTGAGGAAACTGGGCTGTCTTCTGATGAGGATTCGGATTACAAAATCACTTCCAGTGAAAGTGAATCTGATGTAGATGACAGTGAAACTGAAGATATCGAGTTTGGAGACATTTCTGTTCAAACTCCTGGCAAAACTCCAAAGAGGTTGCCACACCTAGCACTCAGGGCCAAACCTGGCACTCCTAAGACCCCGTCCAGGACACCAAGAAGAGCAACCAAAATAAAGGATGTTAATGTG GTTATGAATTCAGAGGATTACTTCATTGCTAATGGAAATTCAAAGAAGATAACCACATCAGACCACACACTGAGTCACCTCAAGACCTCAGGTTTGTCAGCAGACACCTTACAGGCTGCACTGGCAGAACTGGCTCCTGCTCATCCTGAGGAAAGACAGGCACTGGTACAAGAACATGTTGCCTCCTTCCCACGATGGATGACTTTCTTATG TGAGGGTTTCAGCCTGTTTCTGTATGGCCTTGGAAGTAAGAAGCAGCTTGTATCCATGTTTCAAGAGGAATACTTAACTGATTATGACCACATAGTAGTGAATGGATTCTTCCCATCACtttctctaaaaagt atTTTGAATAGCATCACAGAAGACATTCTGGGTAACTGTAGTGGCTTTCGTGGTGTCCCAGAGCAATTAGAGTACATCAAGTGTGTATATTCAAGAGCTACAGCTGATccactttttattattgtccACAACTTGGATGGTCCAATGCTTCGTGCAGCCAAGACTCAATCTGTGCTGGCAAACCTGGCTGCCCTCACAAGCATTCACCTTGTGGCTTCATTTGACAACATTAATGCTCCGCTAA tgttagaCAGTATAAAGATGAGACATTACAATGCGTTATGGATTGATGCCACCACTCTGGACCACTACTCAGAAGAGACCTCATTTGAAAATTCATTGCTTCTACAACAGTCTGCATCACTGACTCTATCATCTCTTATTCATGTCTTCAA ATCTTTAACTCCAAATGGCAAAGGAATATTTCTACTGTTGGCCAAGTATCAAATTGACCAGAAAGATAATTCTTCATATATGG GTATGTCCTTTGTGGATTTGAGGCAGCGCTGTTGGGAGAAGTTCCTGGTCAATTCAGACTTAAGTCTACGTGCTCAACTGACTGAATTCAAGGATCACAAACTTATCCGCTTTAAGAAAGGGACAGATGGTGCTGAAACAATTATAATTCCTCTCGATGAAATAAAGTTGAAGGATTTTATTGAACAACAAGAACTCAGTGAAGTGTAA